The nucleotide sequence GGAGCAGACCGAAGAGATCGCCGATCTCGCTCGCCGGGCGCGACCAATTCTCCGAAGAGAAGGAGAAGATGGTGAGATAGCGGATGCCGAGCTCGTGCGAGGCACGCACCACGCGGCGCAAGGCTTCGACGCCGCGGCGATGCCCCTCCGCACGCGGCAGACCGCGCGCGGCCGCCCAGCGCCCGTTGCCATCCATGATGATGGCGACATGCGCAGGCGCGTCGGACCGATCGGGTCCTTCCGTTGCTGGCGCGGCTGCGTTGGACATGAAGGCGATGCCTTAAACGGTGAGGATTTCTTTTTCCTTGGCGGCCAGCAACTGGTCGATCTCGGAGATGGTGCCGTCGGTCGCCTTCTGCACCTCGTCGGCGTGACGCTTCTGATCGTCCTCCGACATCTCGTGATTCTTCTCGAGCTTCTTGAGAACGTCGAGGCCGTCGCGGCGGACGTGGCGCGCAGCGACCTTGGCGGCTTCGGCGTATTTGTGCGCGACCTTCACCAGCTCCTTGCGGCGCTCCTCGTTGAGCTCGGGAATGCGAAGGCGCAGCACCTGGCCTTCGGTCGCGGGCGACAGGCCGAGATTGGAATCGACGATCGCCTTCTCCACCGCCTTGACCATCGACTTGTCCCATACCTGCACCGAGATCAGGCGCGGCTCCGGCACGCTGACGGTGGCGAGCTGGTTGAGCGGCATGTGGCTGCCGTAAGCTTCGACCTGCACCGGGTCGAGCATCGAGGCCGAGGCGCGGCCGGTGCGCAGGCCGCCAAGCTCGTGCTTGAGCGAGGCGACGGCGCCCTGCATGCGGCGCTTGACTTCGTTGAGGTCGAAATTACCCGTGGACATCACGTTTCTCCTTCAAAATCCCGGCGACCTCTCCGCGCCCCTCCGTCGGGGCACGCCAGATGAGCCGTCAGCCGGCGACGATGGTTCCGTGGCCGACGCCGCGCAGCATGGCGCCGATCGACCCCGGCTCCGCGATCGAGAATACGATGATAGGCAGCGACGTCTCGCGGGCAAGCGCGAAGGCGGTCGCATCCATCACCTTGTAGCCGCCCTCGATCGCTTGGGAATGCGTCAGGCGGTCGAACCGCGTGGCGGTCGGATCCTTCTTCGGGTCGGCCGAGTAGACGCCGTCGACATTGGTCGCCTTCAGCACGACCTGGGCGCCGATCTCGGCGGCGCGTAGCACTGCGGTCGTGTCGGTGGTGAAGAACGGATTGCCGGTTCCGCCGCCGAGCAGCACGATCCGGCCTTCGGCGAGGTATTTGTGCGCCGCGGTACGGGTGAACAGCTCGGAAATCTCAGGCATGACGAAGGCCGACAGCGTGCGCGCCGGCGTGCCCTTGCGCTCGATCGCCGATTCGAGCGCGAGGCAGTTCATCATGGTGGCAAGCATGCCCATGGTGTCGCCGGTCGTGCGGGAGACGCCGCGCGAGGACACCTCGACGCCGCGCACCATGTTGCCGCCGCCGATCACGACCGCCACCTCGCATCCGAGCTGGCGAGCCGCGATCAGATCGTCCGCAACCCGGTCGACGGTCGGCTGGTCGATGCCAAATCCCTGCTGTCCCGCGAGATATTCGCCTGACAGCTTGATCACGACGCGACGATAGACCGGATCAGTCATGAGCACCTTCCTTGTCCGGGCGCCGCTTCCGGCGGCACGCCGGAAGGAACGTTCCGGCGCTTACTTCTTGCCGCTGGCCGCTGCGACCTCGGCCGCGAAGTCGCTTTCCTGCTTCTCGATTCCCTCACCGAGAGCATAGCGCACGAAGCCCGCGATCTTCACCGCGCCGCCGACCTTGCCTTCGGCTTCCTTCACCGCCTGCGCCACCGACTTGCCGGTATCGTGGATGAAGGCCTGCTCGAGCAGGCAGACTTCCTTGTAGTAGGTCTTGAGGCCGGACTCGACGATCTTTTCGATCACGTTCTCGGGCTTGCCCTGCTGGCGATATTTGTCGGCGAGCACGTCCTTCTCGCGCTTGACCACCGCCGGATCGAGGCCGGACGGATCGAGCGCGAGCGGGTTGGCGGCCGCGACATGCATCGCGATCTGGCGGCCGAGGGTCGCGAGTTCGTCGGCCTTGCCCGGCGATTCCAGCGCGACGATCACGCCCATCTTGCCGGCACCCTCGACGACGGCGCCGTGGACGTAGCTCGACACCACGCCCTGGCTCACTTCGAGCGAAGCTGCGCGGCGCAGCGTCATGTTCTCGCCGATGGTGGCGATCGCATCATTGATTGCGGCTTCGACCGTGACGTCGCCGACCTTGGCGGCCTTGATCTTCTCGACATCGGCGCCGACGTCGAATGCGACCTGGGCGACCATCTTGACGAGGCCCTGGAACTGGCCGTTGCGCGCGACGAAGTCGGTCTCGGAGTTGACCTCGACCACGACGCCCTTGGTGCCCTTGGTGAGCGCGCCGATCAGGCCTTCCGCGGCGACGCGGCCGGACTTCTTGGCGGCCTTCGACAGGCCCTTCTTGCGCAGCCAGTCCTGCGCCGCTTCCATGTCGCCGCCGGTCTCGGTGAGCGCGGCCTTGCAGTCCATCATGCCCGCGCCGGTCGACTCGCGCAGGTCCTTGACCATCGCAGCTGTGATCGTTGCCATCGTTGAAAATCCTTCTTGCCTGCCGGTTCGCCGCGGCGTGGCATCACATAGCCCTCGCCGCGGTCCATCTCAGGAATTTCGCGTCAACTGAAATGGTGGCCGGACTTATATCCGGCCAACCCATCGCTCTTTTTGACTATTCCGCTTCCGCGGTCAGCGCCTTGGCCTTGGCCACCCAGGCATCCGCGCGGCTGGGCAGACCGACTTCTTCGCCGATCGTGTGCGCGGTGTCGTGGTCGAGCTCGGCGAGCTGCCAGAAGTGGAAGATGCCGAGGTCGTTGAACTTCTTCTCGATCGCACCCGACACGCCCGGGAGCTTCTTGAGGTCGTCGGCGGTGCCGCGGGGACCTGCAAGGCCCTGGAAGCCGCTCGAGGACGCCGCCGGCAGTTCTTCGGCGAGCGGACGAGCCGAGGCGCCGACGTCGATGCCGGAATCGCCCTGGGCGCGCGAGATGCCATCGATCGCCGCACGCGCGATCAAGTCGCAATACAGCGCGATCGCGCGGCCGGCGTCGTCATTGCCCGGGACCACATAGGTGATGCCCTTCGGATCCGAATTGGTGTCGACGATCGCGGCAACCGGGATGTTGAGCCGCTGGGCTTCCTGGATCGCGATGTCTTCCTTGTTGGTGTCGATCACGAAGATCAGGTCGGGCAGACCGCCCATGTCCTTGATGCCGCCGAGCGAACGGTCGAGCTTGTCGCGCTCGCGCTGCAGCGTCAGGCGCTCCTTCTTGGTGTAGGAGCTGGCGTCGCCGCCGGAGAGCACGTCGTCGAGATGGCGCAGGCGCTTGATCGAAGCCGAGATCGTCTTCCAG is from Bradyrhizobium xenonodulans and encodes:
- the pyrH gene encoding UMP kinase, which translates into the protein MTDPVYRRVVIKLSGEYLAGQQGFGIDQPTVDRVADDLIAARQLGCEVAVVIGGGNMVRGVEVSSRGVSRTTGDTMGMLATMMNCLALESAIERKGTPARTLSAFVMPEISELFTRTAAHKYLAEGRIVLLGGGTGNPFFTTDTTAVLRAAEIGAQVVLKATNVDGVYSADPKKDPTATRFDRLTHSQAIEGGYKVMDATAFALARETSLPIIVFSIAEPGSIGAMLRGVGHGTIVAG
- the frr gene encoding ribosome recycling factor; this encodes MSTGNFDLNEVKRRMQGAVASLKHELGGLRTGRASASMLDPVQVEAYGSHMPLNQLATVSVPEPRLISVQVWDKSMVKAVEKAIVDSNLGLSPATEGQVLRLRIPELNEERRKELVKVAHKYAEAAKVAARHVRRDGLDVLKKLEKNHEMSEDDQKRHADEVQKATDGTISEIDQLLAAKEKEILTV
- the tsf gene encoding translation elongation factor Ts; protein product: MATITAAMVKDLRESTGAGMMDCKAALTETGGDMEAAQDWLRKKGLSKAAKKSGRVAAEGLIGALTKGTKGVVVEVNSETDFVARNGQFQGLVKMVAQVAFDVGADVEKIKAAKVGDVTVEAAINDAIATIGENMTLRRAASLEVSQGVVSSYVHGAVVEGAGKMGVIVALESPGKADELATLGRQIAMHVAAANPLALDPSGLDPAVVKREKDVLADKYRQQGKPENVIEKIVESGLKTYYKEVCLLEQAFIHDTGKSVAQAVKEAEGKVGGAVKIAGFVRYALGEGIEKQESDFAAEVAAASGKK
- a CDS encoding 30S ribosomal protein S2: MALPDFTMRQLLEAGVHFGHQSHRWNPKMAPFIFGARNNIHIVDLAQTVPLLHNALQAVSDTVAKGGRILFVGTKRQAQDGVADAAKRCAQYFVNSRWLGGTLTNWKTISASIKRLRHLDDVLSGGDASSYTKKERLTLQRERDKLDRSLGGIKDMGGLPDLIFVIDTNKEDIAIQEAQRLNIPVAAIVDTNSDPKGITYVVPGNDDAGRAIALYCDLIARAAIDGISRAQGDSGIDVGASARPLAEELPAASSSGFQGLAGPRGTADDLKKLPGVSGAIEKKFNDLGIFHFWQLAELDHDTAHTIGEEVGLPSRADAWVAKAKALTAEAE